A single Chlamydia suis DNA region contains:
- a CDS encoding LifA/Efa1-related large cytotoxin codes for MPHSHPIAATKGVPSPSFQHAAVPNNGSLEDVPQQIAVYNDRNFTNHTTEDVIRIGARLQRQFHNMTEETHIPFTTSPSHHSGNWKTAFLYNLAQVIAHLFPSAVQPIRVNSTRIPPSSTNSTKRSTPPPESPRTAVSKEKEPSSSSIPEGLPSVKRSSPRKRNKLIVTQPVDVRNYVHAAKSNKDVALSPPLLVRKKRSEEEKKESPKEVKNGESPVSTYDLTYKNIESKLGISSEQRTSVQELLNKLKRAITKYNALTEKNSSEGQEFLIKQAKIVEEIQKKLFPTDATKKGQEQKTEENKLNPSIKNVLETIKVEFKGHRVDVEKFIHGIWIAGAPPDGTEDYIRIFADTYPDYTFYFWVDAKAYGAAKFSSILKKTAFDAAIQELRGSTEEATKTFIKEYDDLKEKYEQKLKTAKPEEKKLYRQDLQKLLEKYQTISTEVRQRFDILFLKNMVITQDNFFNYCLLKGLDNISDETRVEYLEKELKLPKEEVEEYKKLKESNKNKIASMVEQLNAKLGSDRVKIRDIKELESMKHSQNIYNYETEMLLRWNYAAATDQIRMYMLEEIGGLYTDLDMMPAYSQEVLEVIKKHSSGNRMFEDMTSRRAISDAVLKLAVGKATSVSMTDVEKDIDTSRLTDEDKQKLGELFKALASFAKDGGEGASGQGKAKKKSFFQPMDMNIVRNTLPILRRYHYYPGYGWVIRGLNGLMVSHKGSKAVADVIKGQQDAYQELAALRQEVLSGEFFRSLEDLTHRNHKDLIGGHLVSDYLAKSLFFDYRQDSIIPTAVSTLGITGPDLIAHTLVELFRSWGPLGRDFLNPKGKKLGDEAFLGSYKKVPLDPKDPTKYTFDWTHPQSVGSNDVTPADESTWCGGKKRCVAELLFSDESKLSTVKPKGVTRTKVNVDTFTSLWKEESKKKLPGGLLERFNAFISEQTVDILKLAELDQQIHAVLGSIRDDDTARASLFSLQLQLLHLLRSTPFPVTNHVHFFPQIQRQLESDYTKAIKLFLKTSSTTTVVLWHSSQQDLSLLFQELLAISERRVAIYNLTHPEEAEKARKDLEKKEQKKKDKQKQEEKPSSEGEQQEEGPKKDFQRDADLLAKYEKLKALDSLSLLSQSEQQEFLEVSTQIAENSELLSAIGKLEWEIYSGYVFRKLESRVSQWFSLPEAQRRRQILNLLKEMEEGVKTSNQEKREHKKWLETLYDQAQEKWLKEPVKKLQDLVKQFGDSQRVVLKDADQLLAKNELFQDMIKKGYPFADFSNILRFMVADEGASGIFSSEAILPAPSKQLVDLLKKHLGDDFLTLQDALPAIYDWILEDPNSEQAKQAFEQLPESVRKELKDKAPEHLLTPPIDSSVSALGMRFSIESGLESDKVMTALSGGFFNPSSYAMARYMEALFELQQKILNSELKNKETVKEVLNKKGAGALYNEERAERLVQLSGMGYQLSLTEVHKGLSQLAYLGQAPAHLLKTPLPGIGPLMLRDHDFGVPLATSMADPVGLRTYDFSGVGGRKDIFSTPPEVPSVHTIIDRAKYDVFSWSEFYERYSGIWGDLAFRMGAESLKIHPQTFIYEAEGRCMGLAYLFLAAEDSVAYRTLQENLSTLSALFVEREKEKLPLSVGDNKFLDRGLALVEWLQHRGNSDLQVGGILSTLEWDIPALIKLFENPASSGVLVTTPSHVVTLHFFDGKFRVTDPNFGHVDFPSLEAALYFVEYMVQISADVRAQYGIKEGVPVSQQLKVYVPDSPEARNAWNMPTDAGLVTQHQMPTLERMILRGDVSFGGIRTTWAILFGMGLIVNGKRIDDKTKERDLDKAQINGDLLTSFLSRHVLDEQGVLLGRTLVETLPFVEGTQVVSREAIVETPNDMAALLQASRERLSHIKNTVKTLFTELGKKIRDAGLKDSDHVTVKTVSIEESGEVSIALEKRDKKTVSSHTISVRIATLCESFRSFGRSLNELASTGVMDLELGLSVLSLIQYARLVDAGKGSSPEALFNLFLDVKELAEMTVGSVIQALQKKFITQAGIDGFRTETLLAQQLQKVGSRVGGTLGKALGAAARVLELPVLETVAGIWGLVSSVEEFLHAESHSDRVAAKVQISFDVITLGLTISSVLAPLAMLAVGPIAAIGMGASSIARNVARTEERHQAWLEYKRFLDSAAQHVVFASPESHRLDLSGNRVLGNLILDLRQNPPLLKGDASYNYDRLIGHVGDWSDRRVRDRLGYGYRISPNGALAKGHANSRWPREILTIPKGIYETVFLGYGIKYKVYTEIVYLSNKIVWRDAVMDPTSRYYTPPLVEEGKSSTVIAGNSPLNVIMLRLLDEDSPARVNQCLAYKDYKINLVGGKGGLTVQIGGGGTYNITGDPSAENMISFRAIPPPLGVQFNLSNHAMQNVPLTRPNGTKIESLKILQKGFNVITGSAGGYDVLVGGKDTHFYISPGGGKIYSGAGKNWYHIPALKGRLDIILTENSTEHRLLMEAHSYDWQSLGTNLSLIPRGGGDDNPIGVFVSNFDNSTSFERWINKFVVKLADGITLFALKKDSDQKEVLTTNTTTVTLGVQTVDQPVWLNNFPEEPSYVEIIFDWLKKLRWWLAPEVTVLQQEGTVNFYSRNKTLIYRPNPFAELDLHPQTGYSTRIDGSVGDAYIFSESPKANLSTIELTLAEDMGFPQTVDLRSLVPTLVRGRMTNQTLNGSSIDLEISSPRYNLPLQVNWNPHFLPKGTRFDLIPNHSPTLGEWYSRLNTNASIWHTLFHNSMLIPERIVGMLSLNNTVTLMLRELRRNTEHVLGVENRGSIPLKVDGQMYAGHIKGAMEKRHWYMFPHLLSKFDITVPARSIKYFAFKGSLATNETILFRSYLEPAILEVKNNTPIDSHIWSQYDEIRVRTAVLTLEGFQVYNVTAATDGLNRQLMYAQNLADIRGRDLALKFFFIRPGSGIGAIRLVFKDLFVESFGKISEHTLQKEAKPLLVTDSHRLIHPSYQNCLKFILGNTEYDLTRYIQEIGDSSHIISMTRDPQTHELREPAHLPRNPIVLTYTIDPKEDKVREEKLRFLDKAMKEYRLPFPTTAESYYYIDPVSGDLYITRVSIVRPTEKAFLLRLPKFRSRWLEFQNIFISGAHVASRESKILESSGTGVMFVGPEIRNIEMDLLRMVAGRSLPERVSSRSGLVFPTNDQVVLYNPALATKFYSYADFMLWNLKDRAQGESKRAKAYDSYLLEACMSLDKDKPVWKIPPEFLQFAFAYYRAWVGLWVKQLLRRGTLIQLPAGGIQVSLITTQNEYFAPQRNRGFQVFYSIYGLQGKVVPQQSPGYMLCDLKEDVVLTVKAVDESDYDKKRIYVVLDLATEEERKLRADKNVIVIPGGENAKKRR; via the coding sequence ATGCCCCATTCTCATCCGATTGCTGCGACAAAAGGAGTTCCCTCCCCATCGTTTCAACATGCGGCAGTTCCGAATAACGGTAGCCTTGAGGATGTCCCCCAACAGATTGCTGTATACAATGACCGGAATTTCACGAATCATACGACAGAAGATGTGATTAGAATTGGGGCGCGTTTGCAGCGTCAGTTTCATAACATGACGGAAGAAACTCATATTCCGTTTACGACCTCTCCATCGCACCATTCCGGAAACTGGAAAACCGCTTTTCTTTATAATCTGGCCCAGGTGATTGCGCATCTGTTTCCTTCTGCCGTGCAACCGATTCGAGTGAATTCTACTCGGATTCCTCCGTCTTCCACAAATTCTACGAAGAGGTCAACGCCCCCTCCTGAGAGCCCGCGTACTGCAGTTTCTAAAGAGAAGGAACCATCTTCGTCTTCTATCCCGGAGGGTTTGCCTTCCGTTAAGAGAAGCTCTCCTCGTAAAAGAAATAAGCTGATCGTTACGCAGCCTGTAGATGTTCGTAACTATGTGCACGCAGCCAAATCCAACAAAGACGTTGCTTTGTCGCCTCCTCTTCTTGTTAGGAAGAAGCGTTCTGAGGAAGAAAAAAAAGAGAGCCCAAAGGAAGTTAAGAACGGAGAAAGCCCCGTTAGCACATATGACCTTACCTATAAAAATATAGAAAGCAAGCTTGGAATCTCTTCAGAGCAACGCACTTCTGTTCAAGAATTATTGAATAAGCTGAAAAGAGCTATTACCAAATACAACGCTCTAACTGAAAAGAACTCTAGTGAAGGACAAGAATTTTTAATCAAGCAAGCAAAAATAGTAGAAGAAATCCAAAAGAAACTCTTTCCTACGGACGCAACTAAGAAGGGCCAAGAACAGAAAACGGAAGAAAACAAACTGAATCCTTCTATAAAAAACGTCCTTGAAACCATCAAGGTAGAGTTTAAAGGACACCGAGTCGATGTTGAGAAGTTCATTCATGGGATATGGATTGCAGGCGCTCCTCCTGACGGGACAGAAGACTATATTAGGATCTTTGCGGACACTTATCCAGACTATACCTTCTATTTTTGGGTAGATGCGAAGGCGTATGGAGCAGCTAAATTTTCGAGCATTTTAAAGAAAACTGCTTTTGATGCAGCTATTCAAGAGTTGCGAGGTTCCACGGAAGAAGCCACAAAAACCTTTATCAAAGAGTACGACGATTTAAAGGAAAAGTATGAGCAAAAGCTAAAAACAGCAAAGCCGGAAGAGAAAAAGCTCTATCGTCAAGATTTACAAAAGCTTTTAGAGAAATATCAAACCATCAGTACAGAGGTTCGTCAGAGATTCGATATTCTATTTCTCAAGAATATGGTAATCACTCAAGACAACTTTTTTAACTACTGTTTGTTGAAAGGCCTAGACAATATTTCTGATGAGACTCGCGTAGAGTATTTAGAAAAAGAGCTGAAGCTTCCGAAAGAGGAGGTTGAGGAATACAAAAAACTGAAAGAGTCTAACAAAAACAAAATAGCTTCTATGGTGGAGCAATTAAACGCGAAGCTTGGAAGTGATCGAGTAAAAATCAGGGACATCAAAGAGCTTGAGTCCATGAAACATTCTCAAAATATTTACAACTATGAGACGGAGATGTTGCTTCGATGGAACTATGCCGCAGCAACAGATCAGATCCGTATGTACATGCTTGAAGAGATCGGCGGACTTTATACAGATTTAGATATGATGCCCGCCTATTCTCAAGAGGTATTGGAAGTTATTAAAAAGCATAGTAGTGGCAACCGTATGTTTGAGGATATGACCTCCAGGAGAGCCATTTCTGATGCTGTTTTAAAGCTTGCCGTTGGAAAGGCAACATCGGTCTCTATGACAGATGTTGAGAAAGATATTGATACTTCTCGTTTAACCGATGAGGATAAACAAAAATTAGGGGAGTTATTTAAAGCGTTAGCATCTTTTGCAAAAGATGGGGGTGAAGGGGCTTCTGGACAAGGAAAAGCTAAAAAGAAAAGCTTTTTTCAACCCATGGATATGAACATTGTAAGAAATACCTTACCTATTCTAAGACGTTATCATTATTACCCTGGATACGGCTGGGTTATTCGGGGTTTGAATGGGTTGATGGTTTCTCACAAGGGAAGTAAGGCGGTTGCTGATGTGATTAAAGGGCAGCAGGATGCATATCAAGAGCTTGCAGCCCTCAGGCAAGAGGTGCTTTCAGGAGAATTTTTCCGTTCTTTAGAGGATCTAACACACAGAAACCATAAAGATCTCATTGGCGGACATCTTGTTTCTGACTATTTGGCAAAGAGTCTCTTTTTTGATTACCGACAGGATTCGATTATTCCGACGGCTGTGAGTACTCTAGGCATTACAGGACCGGATCTCATAGCACACACGCTTGTAGAGCTTTTTAGAAGTTGGGGCCCTTTAGGCCGGGATTTTCTAAATCCTAAAGGTAAAAAACTTGGGGACGAGGCGTTTTTAGGTTCTTATAAAAAAGTCCCATTAGATCCTAAAGATCCCACAAAATATACTTTTGATTGGACGCACCCTCAATCTGTAGGAAGTAATGACGTAACTCCTGCCGATGAGAGTACCTGGTGTGGCGGTAAGAAACGATGTGTTGCCGAGCTTCTTTTTTCCGACGAATCTAAGTTAAGTACGGTTAAGCCAAAGGGAGTTACTCGTACAAAGGTAAATGTCGACACCTTCACGTCCTTATGGAAAGAAGAGAGCAAGAAAAAACTCCCCGGCGGGTTATTAGAAAGATTTAATGCGTTCATTTCCGAACAGACTGTTGATATTTTAAAACTCGCGGAATTAGATCAGCAGATTCATGCGGTTCTAGGATCTATTCGTGATGACGATACGGCTAGAGCCTCTTTATTCTCTTTGCAATTGCAGTTACTGCATTTGTTGCGCTCTACGCCATTCCCTGTTACAAACCATGTGCATTTCTTTCCTCAAATTCAAAGACAGCTGGAATCTGATTACACAAAAGCCATTAAGCTGTTTTTAAAAACCTCTTCTACGACTACGGTGGTTTTGTGGCATAGTTCTCAGCAAGATTTAAGTCTGTTATTTCAAGAGCTTTTGGCGATTTCAGAGAGAAGGGTTGCTATTTATAATCTGACACACCCCGAAGAAGCCGAGAAGGCGCGAAAGGATTTAGAAAAAAAAGAGCAGAAAAAGAAGGATAAACAAAAACAAGAAGAAAAGCCTTCTTCAGAAGGAGAACAGCAAGAAGAAGGTCCAAAGAAAGATTTTCAGAGAGATGCGGACCTTCTAGCAAAATATGAAAAATTGAAAGCACTGGACTCGCTGAGTTTGCTTTCACAGTCCGAGCAGCAAGAGTTCCTGGAAGTCTCTACGCAAATAGCAGAGAATAGCGAGCTTTTGTCTGCAATTGGTAAGTTAGAGTGGGAGATCTACTCGGGGTATGTATTTCGCAAGTTAGAAAGTAGAGTATCGCAATGGTTCTCTCTTCCAGAAGCGCAACGTCGCCGGCAAATACTCAATCTGCTGAAAGAAATGGAGGAGGGTGTCAAAACTTCTAATCAAGAGAAGCGGGAGCACAAAAAATGGCTTGAAACTCTGTATGATCAAGCACAAGAGAAATGGCTCAAAGAACCCGTTAAGAAGCTGCAAGATCTTGTTAAGCAGTTCGGAGACTCGCAAAGGGTGGTTTTGAAAGACGCTGATCAGCTTTTAGCAAAAAATGAGCTCTTTCAAGATATGATTAAAAAAGGATATCCCTTTGCAGATTTTTCAAATATTTTACGTTTTATGGTGGCTGATGAGGGAGCTTCTGGCATTTTTTCTTCAGAAGCGATTTTACCAGCTCCCTCTAAACAGCTGGTTGACCTGCTCAAGAAACATTTAGGAGATGATTTTTTAACGCTCCAGGATGCTCTTCCTGCGATTTACGATTGGATTTTAGAAGATCCGAATTCAGAGCAGGCAAAACAGGCTTTTGAGCAACTCCCAGAATCTGTGCGCAAGGAGCTTAAAGACAAAGCTCCAGAACATCTCTTGACGCCTCCCATAGACTCTTCTGTATCTGCGCTAGGCATGCGTTTTTCCATAGAATCAGGTTTAGAGTCTGATAAGGTCATGACTGCTTTAAGCGGGGGATTCTTTAATCCCTCCTCTTATGCTATGGCGCGCTACATGGAGGCTCTCTTTGAGTTGCAGCAAAAAATTTTGAATAGCGAGTTAAAAAACAAAGAAACCGTTAAGGAGGTATTGAATAAAAAGGGCGCTGGCGCTCTGTATAACGAGGAAAGAGCCGAGAGGTTGGTGCAGCTCTCGGGGATGGGATATCAGCTTTCTTTAACAGAGGTGCACAAAGGATTATCGCAACTTGCTTATTTAGGGCAGGCTCCTGCCCATCTTCTTAAGACCCCATTGCCAGGGATAGGGCCTCTTATGCTACGCGATCACGATTTCGGTGTTCCGTTGGCGACTTCCATGGCAGATCCTGTAGGGCTTCGTACCTATGATTTTTCCGGCGTAGGAGGAAGAAAGGACATTTTTTCCACCCCTCCAGAGGTTCCTTCTGTGCATACGATCATTGATCGAGCTAAATACGATGTTTTTTCTTGGTCAGAGTTTTATGAACGTTATTCAGGAATTTGGGGAGATTTAGCTTTTCGGATGGGAGCTGAGTCTTTGAAAATCCATCCTCAGACATTTATATATGAAGCTGAAGGACGTTGTATGGGGCTCGCATATCTATTCTTAGCGGCAGAAGATAGCGTAGCTTATCGAACATTACAAGAAAACCTATCTACTCTGTCAGCTTTATTTGTAGAGCGAGAAAAAGAAAAGCTCCCGCTATCTGTTGGCGACAATAAATTTTTAGATCGCGGGCTAGCATTGGTTGAATGGCTTCAGCACAGAGGAAATAGCGACTTACAAGTTGGAGGTATTTTATCTACTTTAGAGTGGGATATTCCAGCCTTAATTAAGTTGTTCGAAAATCCCGCTTCTTCTGGAGTGCTTGTGACTACTCCCTCCCACGTGGTCACTCTCCATTTTTTCGACGGCAAATTTCGAGTAACAGATCCTAATTTTGGACACGTAGATTTCCCTTCATTAGAAGCTGCTCTGTATTTTGTGGAATATATGGTGCAAATTTCTGCAGATGTGCGGGCTCAATATGGCATAAAGGAAGGAGTGCCAGTTTCCCAACAACTGAAAGTTTATGTTCCAGATAGTCCTGAAGCTCGTAATGCTTGGAACATGCCGACAGATGCAGGACTCGTAACGCAGCATCAGATGCCTACATTAGAAAGAATGATTCTTCGAGGAGACGTTTCCTTTGGAGGGATCCGCACGACATGGGCAATTTTATTTGGAATGGGACTGATCGTAAATGGTAAACGTATCGATGACAAAACTAAAGAAAGAGATCTCGATAAAGCTCAAATAAATGGAGACTTGTTGACGAGCTTTTTATCTAGACATGTGTTGGATGAGCAAGGAGTCTTGTTAGGAAGAACGTTAGTAGAGACCCTACCTTTTGTTGAAGGAACTCAAGTTGTTAGTCGTGAGGCTATTGTTGAAACTCCTAATGACATGGCCGCGTTACTCCAAGCTTCAAGGGAACGTCTGAGCCACATAAAAAACACTGTTAAAACACTTTTCACGGAATTAGGGAAGAAAATTCGTGATGCAGGATTAAAAGATTCTGATCATGTGACCGTCAAAACAGTCTCTATAGAAGAGTCGGGAGAAGTCTCTATTGCTTTAGAAAAGCGAGATAAGAAAACGGTTTCTTCTCATACCATTTCTGTTCGCATAGCAACTTTATGCGAATCGTTTCGATCCTTTGGAAGAAGCCTGAATGAGCTGGCTAGCACAGGAGTCATGGACCTAGAATTAGGGCTCTCTGTTCTTTCGTTAATACAATATGCTCGATTGGTAGATGCTGGAAAAGGGTCTTCTCCTGAAGCACTTTTTAACCTTTTCCTCGACGTAAAAGAATTGGCAGAGATGACCGTAGGTTCGGTCATTCAAGCTCTACAGAAAAAGTTTATTACTCAAGCAGGAATAGATGGCTTTCGAACAGAGACGCTTCTGGCTCAACAATTGCAAAAAGTAGGAAGCCGTGTAGGGGGAACGCTGGGTAAAGCCTTAGGAGCCGCAGCCCGCGTTTTAGAACTTCCTGTTTTGGAGACGGTTGCCGGAATTTGGGGATTAGTTTCTAGCGTAGAAGAATTTTTACATGCAGAGTCGCATAGTGATCGTGTCGCAGCCAAAGTCCAGATATCCTTTGATGTGATTACGTTAGGACTAACGATTTCTTCTGTTTTAGCTCCTTTAGCCATGTTAGCTGTTGGACCAATAGCCGCCATTGGAATGGGAGCCTCTTCTATAGCCAGGAATGTAGCCAGAACGGAAGAGCGGCATCAAGCTTGGTTAGAATACAAACGGTTTTTAGATAGCGCTGCTCAACATGTTGTTTTTGCTTCTCCCGAAAGTCATAGGCTAGATTTATCAGGGAACCGCGTATTAGGGAATCTAATTCTAGATTTGCGACAGAATCCCCCTCTTTTGAAAGGGGATGCTTCTTACAATTACGATAGGCTAATTGGTCACGTAGGAGACTGGTCGGATCGAAGAGTCCGAGATCGTTTGGGATACGGGTATCGTATTAGCCCTAATGGAGCATTGGCCAAAGGCCATGCGAATAGTCGATGGCCTAGAGAGATTCTGACAATTCCTAAGGGAATTTATGAAACGGTATTCTTGGGATATGGGATCAAGTACAAGGTTTACACAGAGATCGTTTACCTTTCTAACAAAATTGTGTGGCGTGATGCTGTAATGGATCCTACGTCTCGCTATTATACGCCACCTCTTGTAGAAGAAGGCAAAAGTTCCACTGTGATAGCGGGAAATTCGCCTTTAAATGTGATCATGTTGCGTCTTTTAGATGAAGACTCTCCCGCTAGGGTTAATCAATGTCTTGCCTATAAGGATTATAAGATTAACCTTGTCGGAGGCAAAGGCGGTCTAACCGTGCAAATAGGGGGTGGAGGGACCTATAACATAACTGGGGACCCTTCAGCTGAAAATATGATCTCTTTTCGAGCAATTCCTCCTCCTTTAGGCGTGCAATTCAATTTATCCAATCATGCTATGCAAAATGTTCCTTTGACGCGTCCCAATGGAACTAAGATCGAGTCCTTAAAAATCCTCCAAAAGGGATTTAATGTCATTACGGGATCAGCAGGAGGATATGATGTATTGGTTGGCGGTAAAGATACTCACTTCTACATAAGCCCTGGAGGAGGAAAGATTTATTCTGGGGCAGGAAAGAACTGGTATCATATTCCAGCTCTTAAAGGAAGATTAGATATTATTCTTACTGAGAATTCTACTGAGCACCGTCTATTGATGGAGGCGCATTCCTATGATTGGCAGTCTCTTGGCACCAATCTCTCGCTTATTCCTAGAGGAGGAGGCGATGATAACCCCATAGGAGTATTTGTTTCTAATTTTGATAATAGCACCTCTTTCGAGCGCTGGATCAATAAATTTGTTGTGAAACTTGCAGATGGGATTACCTTATTTGCTTTAAAAAAAGATTCCGATCAGAAAGAGGTTCTTACGACAAACACTACTACCGTGACCTTAGGGGTGCAGACGGTAGATCAACCCGTTTGGTTGAATAATTTCCCAGAAGAACCCTCTTATGTAGAGATTATCTTTGATTGGCTGAAAAAATTGCGTTGGTGGCTAGCTCCTGAGGTAACGGTTTTGCAGCAAGAGGGAACGGTAAACTTTTATAGTCGCAATAAAACCTTAATTTATCGTCCAAACCCCTTTGCCGAATTAGATCTTCATCCTCAAACAGGATACTCCACGCGCATAGATGGTTCTGTAGGGGATGCTTATATATTTTCAGAGTCTCCGAAGGCAAATCTCTCTACGATAGAACTAACGTTAGCGGAAGATATGGGCTTCCCACAAACCGTTGATTTGCGCTCACTTGTGCCGACTCTTGTAAGAGGTAGGATGACCAATCAAACCCTAAACGGATCCTCTATAGATTTAGAGATCTCTTCTCCTCGCTATAACCTTCCTTTACAAGTAAATTGGAATCCACACTTTTTACCTAAAGGTACACGATTTGATCTAATTCCTAATCATTCTCCTACATTAGGAGAGTGGTATTCTCGATTAAACACCAACGCGTCGATTTGGCATACCCTCTTCCATAACAGTATGTTAATTCCAGAAAGAATCGTCGGTATGCTGAGTTTGAATAATACCGTAACATTGATGCTACGAGAGTTAAGAAGAAATACAGAACATGTTTTAGGAGTCGAAAATAGAGGAAGCATCCCTCTTAAAGTGGATGGTCAAATGTATGCCGGACATATCAAAGGAGCTATGGAGAAGCGTCATTGGTATATGTTCCCCCATCTTTTATCGAAATTCGATATTACCGTTCCCGCAAGGTCTATTAAGTATTTTGCCTTTAAGGGAAGTTTAGCGACAAATGAGACTATTCTATTTCGCAGCTATTTAGAACCAGCAATTTTAGAAGTAAAAAATAACACGCCAATCGATTCTCATATCTGGTCTCAATATGACGAGATTCGTGTGCGTACAGCGGTTCTAACATTAGAAGGATTCCAGGTGTATAATGTCACAGCTGCAACAGATGGCTTGAATCGTCAACTGATGTATGCGCAAAACCTCGCAGATATTCGAGGAAGAGATCTTGCTTTGAAGTTTTTCTTTATTCGTCCAGGAAGTGGGATTGGAGCTATTCGATTAGTATTCAAAGATCTCTTTGTAGAAAGCTTTGGGAAGATTTCAGAACATACTTTGCAAAAAGAGGCCAAACCTTTACTTGTCACAGATTCGCACAGGCTTATTCATCCTTCTTATCAAAATTGCTTAAAATTCATCTTAGGAAACACAGAGTACGATTTAACGCGTTATATTCAAGAAATTGGGGACTCTTCTCACATTATTAGTATGACTCGTGATCCACAAACGCATGAATTACGAGAGCCTGCACATCTACCAAGAAATCCGATTGTTTTGACTTACACGATCGATCCAAAAGAAGATAAAGTTCGAGAGGAGAAACTTCGATTCTTAGATAAAGCGATGAAAGAGTATCGGTTGCCGTTCCCAACAACAGCGGAGAGTTATTACTACATAGATCCTGTAAGTGGGGATTTATATATTACCCGAGTCTCTATAGTCAGACCTACAGAAAAAGCCTTTTTACTCAGACTTCCTAAGTTTAGATCTAGATGGTTAGAGTTTCAGAATATTTTTATTTCTGGAGCGCATGTGGCTTCTCGTGAATCTAAGATTTTAGAATCTTCTGGGACGGGGGTTATGTTTGTTGGACCTGAGATTCGGAATATTGAAATGGACCTGTTGAGAATGGTAGCAGGTCGTTCTTTACCAGAAAGAGTTTCCTCTCGATCCGGCCTGGTATTTCCAACGAATGACCAAGTAGTTTTATACAATCCCGCTCTTGCTACCAAATTTTATAGTTACGCAGACTTCATGCTTTGGAATCTTAAGGATCGAGCTCAAGGGGAATCGAAAAGAGCAAAAGCTTATGATAGTTACCTGCTGGAAGCCTGTATGTCTTTAGATAAAGATAAACCGGTCTGGAAAATTCCTCCAGAATTCTTACAGTTTGCTTTCGCTTATTATCGTGCATGGGTAGGGCTTTGGGTGAAACAGCTATTACGAAGGGGCACGTTGATCCAGCTACCCGCTGGTGGTATTCAAGTATCGTTAATTACGACACAAAACGAATATTTCGCTCCTCAAAGAAATAGAGGCTTCCAAGTCTTCTATAGCATTTACGGGTTACAAGGAAAAGTTGTTCCGCAGCAATCTCCGGGATATATGCTTTGTGATCTCAAAGAAGACGTCGTTTTAACGGTTAAAGCTGTGGATGAGAGCGATTATGATAAGAAACGAATCTATGTTGTTTTAGATTTGGCAACTGAAGAAGAACGTAAATTGCGTGCGGATAAGAATGTCATTGTCATTCCAGGAGGAGAGAATGCGAAGAAAAGACGTTAA
- the trpR gene encoding trp operon repressor: MKQSETTGWQAFLKLCSKMHTEKFLQEFFSLFLSFGEREDIASRYHIIRALLEGELTQREISEKFGVSIAQITRGSNALKNLDPHFKNFLQKKILL, encoded by the coding sequence ATGAAACAATCAGAGACAACCGGGTGGCAAGCTTTTCTAAAATTATGCTCTAAAATGCATACAGAAAAGTTTTTGCAAGAGTTTTTTTCTCTATTTCTTTCTTTTGGAGAAAGAGAGGATATCGCTTCTCGTTATCACATTATTCGCGCTCTTTTAGAGGGGGAGCTTACGCAAAGAGAAATCTCTGAAAAATTCGGAGTGAGTATCGCACAAATTACTAGAGGATCTAACGCTCTTAAAAATTTAGACCCTCATTTTAAAAACTTTTTACAAAAGAAAATTCTTTTATAA